Proteins found in one Aspergillus puulaauensis MK2 DNA, chromosome 8, nearly complete sequence genomic segment:
- a CDS encoding arylsulfotransferase family protein (COG:S;~EggNog:ENOG410PN61;~InterPro:IPR039535,IPR011047;~PFAM:PF05935,PF14269;~SECRETED:SignalP(1-23)): protein MKPCILFHTAIFTALSRCLGAAAEPDSQPKWPLQSFKSTPLQAPYMNVTKYGKTDLGYLFISPHDILRETGHPTIYADDGQLVWQGPQMNISAYQPQMLDGEPVLAYWNGYLFSGFGFGGISIVNSSYDEIYRVTLPGEDQKFSTVADPQTFESYIDIHESQITDEGTILVTAVNITQMDLSSIGGPKDGFVQDGLFYEIDIKTNKVLFRWSTVEHLSEIPLSDIVLPLNDAGRNKTEPFEYPHLNSIAKYGDSYLVSSRFMCSLFFIDKNGTVTWHLHGQKGGSFTLSPGSNFCYQHDARFTSQTDKKITLQLHNNANADFTSDTELTTGLILSLDLTQHTASAVQRFWDAEEPVFAHSQGSYQTLSNGHVLLQHGATPKVEEYDEEGALVMRARFGFDEAMQSYRGYRFPWIGRPRSVPDVAACVEKGKGKGKTVVYVSWNGATDVQSWRVMAGQESGGFRVVETVPRNGFETEIRLGATLKKVLVEAVGGVGDGRKSEVVTVGDAC from the exons ATGAAGCCTTGCATCCTATTCCACACTGCCATCTTCACTGCTCTTTCCAGATGTCTtggtgctgctgcagagCCAGACAGCCAGCCCAAATGGCCTCTGCAGTCATTCAAAAGCACCCCCCTCCAAGCGCCGTATATGAATGTCACCAAGTATGGAAAAACGGATCTTGGCTACCTCTTCATCTCGCCGCATGATATCCTACGTGAAACAGGGCATCCCACAATATACGCCGATGATGGGCAACTCGTCTGGCAGGGGCCGCAGATGAACATTTCCGCATACCAGCCCCAAATGCTAGACGGTGAACCAGTCCTTGCCTACTGGAATGGATATCTATTCAGTGGCTTTGGTTTCGGCGGTATCAGCATCGTGAATAGTTCCTACGATGAGATATATCGTGTTACCCTGCCCGGGGAGGATCAGAAGTTCTCAACCGTTGCTGACCCCCAGACATTCGAGTCTTATATCGACATCCACGAGAGTCAAATCACCGATGAAGGCACCATACTTGTTACAGCCGTAAATATCACACAGATGGACCTGAGCTCGATCGGCGGCCCAAAAGACGGCTTCGTGCAGGATGGTCTATTCTACGAGATCGATATCAAGACAAACAAGGTGCTTTTCCGCTGGAGCACAGTCGAGCATCTCTCCGAGATTCCACTCTCAGATATCGTCCTGCCTCTTAATGACGCAGGCCGGAACAAGACTGAACCATTCGAATATCCGCATCTGAACTCCATAGCGAAATACGGAGACTCATACCTCGTCTCCTCGCGGTTCATGTgcagcctcttcttcatcgacaAGAACGGCACCGTAACTTGGCATTTACAC GGCCAAAAAGGCGGCTCCTTCACACTCAGCCCCGGAAGCAATTTCTGCTACCAGCACGACGCGCGCTTCACGTCCCAAACAGACAAAAAGATCACACTCCAGCTCCACAACAACGCAAACGCAGATTTCACCAGCGACACCGAGCTCACCACGGGGCTGATCCTTTCGCTCGATCTAACGCAGCACACGGCATCCGCTGTGCAGAGGTTCTGGGACGCAGAGGAGCCCGTCTTCGCGCATTCCCAGGGGAGTTACCAGACTCTAAGCAACGGACATGTCTTGCTTCAGCATGGGGCGACTCCAAAGGTGGAGGAAtatgacgaggagggcgcGTTGGTTATGAGGGCTCGGTTTGGGTTTGATGAGGCTATGCAGTCCTACCGGGGATACAGATTCCCTTGGATTGGGCGGCCCAGGAGTGTCCCTGATGTGGCTGCGTGTGTtgagaaagggaaagggaaagggaagacGGTTGTGTATGTGAGTTGGAATGGAGCGACGGATGTGCAGTCGTGGAGGGTTATGGCGGGCCAGGAATCGGGTGGTTTCCGGGTGGTGGAAACTGTTCCTAGAAATGGGTTTGAGACGGAGATTCGACTTGGCGCTACTCTTAAGAAGGTGCTGGTCGAGGCTGTTGGGGGTGTTGGTGATGGGCGGAAATCTGAGGTCGTCACTGTTGGGGATGCTTGCTAG
- a CDS encoding uncharacterized protein (COG:S;~EggNog:ENOG410PS8M): MPASLASLSPELIDIIVWNLFILDIDASLAPYATISHPFQVAVERITFGRVYVPSGSHQQLCEIGAHPWRKRSLRSLAYDIDLPRYPTSRRYKKERRKEHEANLVAFHEGLTTLWNELSTWKDKTPTIELHLLVESKTDQFEDEVFGRESQEYRWLYPNHSLTIDSERVTLPTLDCASSFMVSGGRRIHPTALKDIFLTLPNLRELNLTLPPVLARYKASWAEYRADLAKALEAPTLQKLEVLALSMQDSAPENHDYNIALSEDPSYPNGDVLSHTIRKLAQRSLQVLIMGGSCVISPALWSTGQGVTEFPYLTELDVDMTITTYDGRWYYTGDPAATAPTELDPMDEFEMAADVESESESTNPEMYDREIDEVRAAFFNGNIPYLWRQNPDPEMYNPLVRSLVEATLGMPQLKYLSVTTKGGPEYIHGRDVEIQLHSPEFAEMNLPDLEGATGERKKWTWSIELDREVSWDLPADIQETMKKRVGEDGQILIHTDGKVLHQM; encoded by the coding sequence ATGCCCGCCTCTCTCGCCAGCCTCAGCCCTGAGCTCATCGATATCATCGTGTGGAATCTGTTTATCCTCGACATTGATGCCTCATTGGCCCCCTATGCAACAATATCGCACCCATTCCAGGTTGCCGTGGAACGGATTACCTTTGGCAGGGTATACGTCCCCAGTGGCAGCCACCAACAACTGTGCGAAATCGGCGCCCATCCATGGCGCAAAAGATCGCTGCGGTCACTTGCATACGATATAGACCTGCCCCGATATCCGACTTCCCGTCGCTACAAGAAGGAACGACGCAAGGAACACGAGGCTAACCTTGTCGCGTTCCACGAGGGCTTGACGACGCTGTGGAACGAACTTTCCACCTGGAAAGACAAGACACCCACGATCGAACTCCATCTGCTTGTGGAGTCCAAGACAGACCAGTTCGAAGATGAGGTGTTTGGCCGAGAATCTCAAGAATATCGGTGGCTTTACCCGAACCACAGCTTGACTATTGATAGCGAAAGGGTGACGCTCCCTACCCTGGATTGTGCCAGTAGTTTCATGGTTTCTGGTGGCCGGCGGATCCATCCCACAGCATTAAAAGATATCTTCCTGACCTTACCCAATCTGCGTGAGCTGAATTTGACACTACCGCCTGTTCTTGCCCGCTATAAAGCCTCGTGGGCAGAGTACAGGGCTGACTTGGCCAAGGCGCTGGAGGCTCCAACCCTGCAGAAGCTAGAGGTCCTGGCCCTATCCATGCAAGACTCGGCTCCGGAAAACCATGACTATAACATAGCACTATCAGAGGACCCGTCCTATCCAAACGGGGACGTGCTGAGCCATACAATACGCAAGTTAGCCCAGCGAAGCCTCCAGGTACTTATTATGGGAGGCTCATGCGTTATTTCGCCGGCACTATGGAGCACAGGACAGGGTGTTACAGAATTTCCCTACCTCACTGAGCTGGACGTGGACATGACCATCACAACTTATGACGGCCGGTGGTATTACACGGGGGATCCTGCAGCGACTGCCCCCACAGAGCTTGACCCAATGGACGAATTTGAGATGGCAGCCGATGTagagtccgagtccgagtcaACCAATCCCGAGATGTACGACCGGGAAATAGATGAGGTACGCGCTGCATTCTTCAACGGCAATATCCCTTACCTCTGGAGACAGAACCCAGACCCTGAAATGTACAACCCGTTGGTTCGAAGCCTAGTAGAAGCGACACTTGGTATGCCGCAGCTGAAATATCTAAGTGTCACGACCAAAGGAGGCCCGGAATATATTCACGGCCGTGATGTCGAGATTCAGCTTCATTCCCCCGAGTTCGCCGAGATGAATCTGCCGGACCTTGAGGGCGCTACTGGAGAACGGAAAAAGTGGACATGGTCTATTGAGCTCGACCGTGAGGTGTCGTGGGATTTGCCAGCTGATATAcaggagacgatgaagaagcgAGTGGGTGAAGACGGGCAGATTCTCATACACACGGATGGGAAGGTACTTCATCAGATGTAA
- a CDS encoding lactonase family protein (COG:G;~EggNog:ENOG410PX4U;~InterPro:IPR015943,IPR019405;~PFAM:PF10282;~SECRETED:SignalP(1-18);~go_function: GO:0005515 - protein binding [Evidence IEA]) → MFRHLLFLSLAAAANLYATHYDGNIYSLSLDGGSSLSITSSLKTCGAGPSWLTFDSHTRTLYCSDHAGDATVNGSLSSYAVDNKGRMTELATAVDLGAAVHSVMYGKHGAKYLAVAHYAGSALSTFKLPLRSDDEAMQVFRYELSQPGIRPEQDAPHPHQVILDPTGSFMLVPDLGADQVRVYAIDNTSGHLNACPSLNYTAGSGPRHGLFWKSNSAHSRQTPTTMLYTVSELGGHFNAFAVSYPSSGCLDFKETQSFVPYPGGEFPANASLSELRMHGNSLYASIRFDQSFPPNDSLATLVQLPNGTVRFSEISSSYGTIPRTFAINKNGTLLAIGNQASSNVAVIRRDPESGKLGRLVANVQVGEPGQASNSSTGLSSIIWEE, encoded by the exons ATGTTTCGGCATCTTTTATTCCTCTCCCTGGCAGCCGCCGCCAACCTCTACGCCACTCACTATGACGGTAATATctattctctttctcttgaCGGGGGAAGTTCACTTTCAATTACTTCATCTTTGAAGACATGTGGCGCTGGCCCTAGTTGGCTGACGTTTGACTCCCATACACGCACACTCTACTGCTCTGACCACGCCGGCGATGCGACTGTCAATGGCTCATTGAGTTCATATGCAGTGGACAATAAGGGCAGAATGACCGAACTCGCCACAGCCGTGGACTTGGGCGCCGCGGTGCACAGTGTCATGTATGGCAAGCACGGAGCGAAGTACTTGGCCGTTGCCCATTA CGCCGGCTCTGCACTGTCGACATTCAAACTCCCTCTCCGTTCTGATGATGAGGCCATGCAGGTCTTCCGCTACGAACTATCCCAGCCCGGTATCAGACCAGAGCAGGATGCGCCGCACCCGCACCAGGTCATCCTTGATCCAACCGGTTCTTTCATGCTGGTTCCCGATTTAGGCGCCGACCAGGTCCGGGTGTATGCCATTGACAACACCTCAGGGCATCTGAATGCGTGTCCGAGTTTGAACTACACCGCTGGCAGTGGGCCGCGACACGGGCTGTTTTGGAAGTCGAACTCTGCGCATTCAAGGCAGACTCCAACGACTATGTTATACACTGTCAGTGAGTTGGGAGGACACTTTAATGCATTCGCCGTCTCCTATCCATCCTCCGGTTGTCTCGATTTTAAGGAGACCCAATCCTTCGTACCGTATCCAGGCGGAGAGTTCCCAGCTAATGCTTCGCTATCGGAGCTCCGCATGCATGGAAATTCCCTGTACGCTTCAATTCGGTTTGACCAGAGCTTTCCTCCAAATGACTCCCTAGCGACATTGGTGCAGTTACCCAATGGCACTGTGAGATTCAGCGAAATCAGCTCTTCATATGGCACCATCCCACGCACCTTCGCTATTAACAAGAACGGAACCCTGCTGGCAATTGGGAACCAGGCTTCATCTAATGTCGCCGTTATCAGGAGGGATCCGGAGAGTGGAAAGCTTGGTAGACTGGTTGCGAATGTGCAGGTTGGGGAGCCCGGACAGGCGAGTAATTCATCCACGGGGCTTAGCAGTATCATTTGGGAGGAGTAG
- the PHO89_2 gene encoding inorganic phosphate transporter (COG:P;~EggNog:ENOG410PFVH;~InterPro:IPR001204,IPR000048;~PFAM:PF01384;~TransMembrane:10 (o6-26i47-66o86-106i118-139o145-166i187-205o217-240i387-406o434-455i524-548o);~go_component: GO:0016020 - membrane [Evidence IEA];~go_function: GO:0005315 - inorganic phosphate transmembrane transporter activity [Evidence IEA];~go_function: GO:0005515 - protein binding [Evidence IEA];~go_process: GO:0006817 - phosphate ion transport [Evidence IEA]) yields the protein MALHQYDYIFAVTTIFAFLDAWNIGANDVANSFASSVSSRSLTLKQAMVIAACMEFAGSVSVGSRVAETVRERIIDPQLYEAEPAVLMLAMMCAIIGSSTFLTIATRFGLPVSTTHSIIGGLVGAGTASVGIKQIHWGWHGVAQVFAAWGVAPGIAGALGAIMFLITKRFVLSSKYAVHRALFSIPIYSFFAIGGLTMLIVWKGIQLDVELNAMQVSVSVITVATGCVILQILFLLPYLWRRVMNEDWQLKWYDIWRGPFLLTRPLPSPPPAGRSSLNIKDYYRGHLTQDELKCLRASEHLLQSIQSTNYNDPERLDGQPPGIVDGIPPRPPGPWTSWPVIWWTIQRILYHGLEQDVIQAQKRQTVLTWDIQDMHARASRFDNRAEYMYSSLQILTAATASFVHGANDVANAIAPFATTYIVWQSGEIQSHVPVPTWVLCFGGGAIVLGLMTYGYHLMRNLGNRLTLMSPSRGFCMELSSAMTILIATRLRLPVSTTQCIAGASIGVGLANGDWRCINVRLVAWIYFGWVITVPVTALLSGMLMGLILNAPRWPS from the exons ATGGCACTCCACCAGTATGACTACATCTTCGCGGTGACGACCATATTCGCCTTTCTCGATGCCTGGAACATAG GGGCCAACGATGTCGCCAACTCCTTCGCCTCGTCGGTCTCCTCGCGGTCCCTGACTCTCAAGCAGGCGATGGTGATCGCTGCCTGCATGGAATTCGCCGGGTCCGTCAGTGTAGGCTCGCGAGTCGCCGAAACCGTGCGAGAGCGGATTATCGATCCCCAGTTGTACGAGGCTGAGCCGGCCGTGCTCATGCTCGCCATGATGTGCGCCATCATCGGGTCGTCGACCTTTTTGACGATCGCGACGCGCTTCGGACTGCCGGTTAGCACGACGCACTCGATCATCGGCGGCCTGGTCGGTGCGGGCACGGCCTCGGTTGGGATAAAGCAGATACACTGGGGCTGGCATGGTGTCGCGCAGGTGTTTGCAGCCTGGGGGGTTGCTCCTGGGATAGCAGGGGCACTCGGCGCAATCATGTTTCTCATCACGAAGCGGTTCGTGTTGTCGAGCAAATACGCCGTGCACAGagctctcttctccatcccgaTCTACTCCTTCTTTGCGATCGGGGGATTAACCA TGCTCATCGTGTGGAAGGGCATCCAGCTCGACGTCGAGCTGAACGCCATGCAggtctccgtctccgtgATAACCGTCGCAACCGGCTGTGTGATCCTGCAaatcctcttcctgctccccTACCTGTGGCGCCGCGTCATGAACGAGGACTGGCAACTGAAATGGTACGATATCTGGCGCGGGCCCTTCCTGCTCACGCGGCCTCTCCCAAGCCCTCCCCCAGCCGGACGCAGCAGCCTCAATATAAAAGACTACTACCGGGGCCACCTCACCCAAGACGAGCTCAAATGCCTGCGCGCCTCAGAACACctcctccaatccatccAATCCACAAACTACAACGACCCAGAACGCCTAGACGGCCAACCTCCCGGGATCGTCGACGGCATCCCTCCCCGCCCCCCGGGTCCATGGACAAGCTGGCCGGTGATCTGGTGGACCATCCAACGCATCCTCTACCACGGGCTGGAGCAAGACGTAATCCAGGCGCAGAAGCGGCAGACCGTGTTAACGTGGGACATCCAGGACATGCACGCGCGGGCGTCGCGCTTCGATAACAGGGCCGAGTACATGTACAGCTCGTTACAGATCTTAACCGCGGCAACGGCGTCCTTCGTGCACGGGGCCAACGACGTCGCGAATGCAATTGCGCCGTTTGCAACCACGTATATCGTTTGGCAGAGCGgggagatccagagccaCGTCCCTGTGCCGACGTGGGTGTT AtgcttcggcggcggcgccattGTGCTCGGCCTCATGACATACGGATACCATCTCATGCGCAATCTCGGAAACAGACTGACCCTGATGTCGCCGTCGCGCGGGTTCTGCATGGAACTGAGCAGCGCCATGACTATCTTGATCGCGACGCGGCTGAGACTGCCAGTGTCAACG ACACAATGCATAGCCGGGGCGTCAATTGGCGTCGGTCTGGCGAACGGCGACTGGCGCTGCATCAACGTGCGTCTTGTTGCGTGGATCTACTTTGGCTGGGTGATTACGGTGCCTGTGACGGCGCTGTTGTCGGGGATGCTGATGGGGTTGATTTTGAATGCGCCGCGGTGGCCATCGTAa
- a CDS encoding GFA family protein (COG:S;~EggNog:ENOG410PXY1;~InterPro:IPR011057,IPR006913;~PFAM:PF04828;~go_function: GO:0016846 - carbon-sulfur lyase activity [Evidence IEA]), translating to MAMASPTVIGSCYCGKTRYQTTSPIYGLSFCYCTICQLVHGAPFAPFVNVQSEHFHWIENAAVVELRLTDFATRTVCSSCHAPLTMVYDKRPQETGIVAVTVNEEESAVPVPELECHIFVETKPKWYRIRDDAPQDLGVPEDMKQYMY from the coding sequence ATGGCTATGGCATCTCCCACCGTCATCGGCAGCTGCTACTGCGGCAAGACACGCTACCAAACCACCAGTCCCATCTACGGCCTCTCCTTCTGCTACTGCACAATATGCCAGCTCGTGCACGGCGCGCCCTTTGCGCCCTTCGTGAACGTGCAAAGCGAGCACTTCCACTGGATTGAAAACGCAGCCGTCGTCGAACTACGGCTTACCGACTTTGCCACGCGAACTGTCTGCAGTTCGTGCCATGCGCCGCTGACAATGGTCTATGATAAGAGACCGCAGGAGACGGGGATTGTGGCTGTCACGGTTAATGAGGAGGAGTCTGCGGTGCCTGTTCCTGAGTTGGAGTGTCATATATTTGTCGAGACGAAGCCGAAGTGGTATAGAATCAGGGATGATGCGCCGCAGGATCTGGGTGTGCCGGAGGATATGAAGCAGTATATGTATTGA
- a CDS encoding putative malic acid transport protein (COG:U;~EggNog:ENOG410PU1A;~InterPro:IPR004695,IPR038665;~PFAM:PF03595;~TransMembrane:8 (i12-36o48-69i90-111o117-140i152-173o185-211i278-299o332-353i);~go_component: GO:0016021 - integral component of membrane [Evidence IEA];~go_process: GO:0055085 - transmembrane transport [Evidence IEA]), with product MSEELHPARPILLAVWNFSSSWFLAPQGVAIIAVILHQLHYQFDALPVLAKIVWIYAIVLFILSLIIYITRAILYPKHVLHQIRTSVVEASCLSSIPIAFTSIIDMISLQYTGSADLVAYILWWISTALSITSVIGVPYLQLKMQPSGLEHVPPSFLLPMISILTSAAGGGTIAENSSLSARLRVPAIIISYMELGAGMALTICVDACIMYHHFDQLSPVRDNAYQDMVLCGPFGQASFALHILGSAVSHSFGEYNRGTLLTEQAAVPISFVSQFAGVMAWGFSTFWWLFAILSIVYTLHVQSGGWRNVEFSLRAWALIFPWMGKEMDSPAFNVWSTALLLMLVVMWIVVNIFTIKGIITGKIFGLERGWRVPKSEEHSV from the exons ATGTCTGAAGAGCTGCATCCAGCGCGGCCGATTCTGCTGGCCGTGTGGAATTTCTCGTCGTCGTGGTTCCTGGCCCCCCAGGGCGTggccatcatcgccgtcaTCCTGCACCAGCTTCACTACCAATTCGACGCGCTCCCCGTCCTCGCCAAAATCGTCTGGATCTACGCAATTGTGCTTTTCATTCTAAGCCTCATAATCTACATCACCCGGGCAATCCTCTACCCAAAACACGTCCTCCACCAGATCCGCACCAGCGTCGTCGAAGCCTCCTGCCTCTccagcatccccatcgccttcACCTCCATAATCGACATGATCTCCCTGCAATACACCGGCTCCGCCGACCTCGTCGCCTACATCCTCTGGTGGATCTCCACCGCCCTCTCCATCACCAGCGTAATCGGGGTCCCCTACCTGCAACTCAAAATGCAGCCATCCGGCCTCGAACACGTTCCCCcatccttcctcctccccatgaTCTCAATCCTCACCTCCGCCGCAGGAGGGGGCACAATCGCCGAGAACAGCAGTCTAAGCGCCCGCCTCCGTGTCCCCGCAATCATCATCTCATACATGGAACTCGGCGCCGGGATGGCGCTGACCATCTGCGTCGACGCCTGCATCATGTACCACCACTTCGACCAGCTCTCCCCGGTGCGGGATAACGCATACCAGGACATGGTGTTGTGCGGACCATTCGGGCAGGCGAGTTTCGCGCTGCACATCCTAGGAAGCGCCGTCTCGCACAGCTTCGGGGAGTATAACCGGGGCACGCTGCTTACGGAGCAAGCGGCGGTGCCGATATCGTTTGTGAGCCAGTTTGCGGGCGTCATGGCGTGGGGCTTTTCGACGTTTTGGTGGCTGTTTGCGATCCTGAGTATTGTTTATACCCTGCATGTGCAGTCTGGCGGGTGGAGGAATGTGGAGTTTTCGTTGAGGGCGTGGGCGTTGATTTTTCCGTGG ATGGGCAAGGAGATGGACTCGCCGGCGTTTAACGTGTGGTCgacggcgctgctgctgatgctggTTGTGATGTGGATTGTGGTCAatatcttcaccatcaaGGGTATTATCACAGGCAAGATCTTTGGGCTGGAGAGGGGGTGGAGAGTGCCAAAGAGCGAGGAGCATTCtgtatag
- a CDS encoding uncharacterized protein (COG:S;~EggNog:ENOG410PIVS;~InterPro:IPR036864,IPR007219,IPR001138;~PFAM:PF00172;~go_function: GO:0000981 - DNA-binding transcription factor activity, RNA polymerase II-specific [Evidence IEA];~go_function: GO:0003677 - DNA binding [Evidence IEA];~go_function: GO:0008270 - zinc ion binding [Evidence IEA];~go_process: GO:0006351 - transcription, DNA-templated [Evidence IEA];~go_process: GO:0006355 - regulation of transcription, DNA-templated [Evidence IEA]) has product MDSKRKRLSYACNHCRVKKTRCDEQQPSCRNCRIAGVQCITTDKRRAGAVVTHRRRSIADTPESQPHIQTLNTPVSASPPSTSHGRSAQCWDRSGWRSGRLPMMPRFVGGCMFEIMTEWLDLAFYRLRIPAPYPALPSMRASSQSGPAPAPALPPPAEMQTLGQTFRQTVCSILPFLSDAQISRICDSPAECPSDEALAYLIASVGMTDQTRKSSYINHCNTLLGHIVAERTLHSIQAILLFSIVLRSSDQITWAWDILALGISVAQSIGLNHPAGEQPNHERSNTWWCIYVFEKILTFETGRASSISDRVLSRSSTASSDMHTPTSAEKYKWACISLANTLHEMQDRAAGTWRREEWLPQTVDEAIEEKVRTGGELAMLLDRWWRGIPELKPGPAISDPASQQSAFLSFYYNYALILLNRSVLLIEPSEIHDVIERYGTGKPWKARIANGASICVEAAREMIKLTVAMVDSGLPSYLNTLTSPLPAVYVLAVHILRERRSLLVRADFELMKAGIAVIRQQYTRLEDGQRVDGVLSALEGYAEECLQGQVPLPFGASNSLSFMEPMLNTWGPSALDWAGWDWNDLSHLFESSE; this is encoded by the exons ATGGACTCCAAGCGCAAGCGGCTGTCCTACGCATGCAACCACTGCCGGGTGAAAAAGACACGATgcgacgagcagcagccctcGTGTCGCAACTGCCGCATCGCCGGGGTGCAATGCATCACCACCGACAAGAGACGCGCTGGTGCAGTCGTGACGCATCGCCGGCGGTCTATAGCAGACACACCAGAGTCACAACCACACATACAGACACTTAACACCCCAGTGTCAGCTTCGCCACCCTCAACCAGCCACGGTCGCTCCGCGCAATGCTGGGACCGGTCAGGCTGGCGCAGTGGACGGCTCCCCATGATGCCCCGGTTCGTCGGGGGATGCATGTTCGAGATCATGACCGAGTGGCTGGATCTGGCTTTCTATCGACTGCGCATTCCTGCTCCTTATCCAGCGTTGCCTTCAATGAGGGCCAGCTCGCAGTCAGGGCCCGCTCCTGCACCAGCCCTGCCCCCACCAGCCGAGATGCAGACTCTCGGACAGACCTTCAGACAAACAGTCTGCTCTATACTCCCCTTTCTCTCTGATGCTCAGATCAGCCGGATCTGCGATTCCCCTGCTGAGTGTCCCTCCGATGAAGCACTAGCCTACCTCATCGCGAGTGTCGGCATGACAGACCAGACCAGGAAATCCTCATACATCAACCACTGCAACACGCTCCTCGGGCACATCGTCGCAGAACGAACCCTCCATTCCATCCAagccatcctcctcttctccatcgtccTCCGAAGCAGCGACCAAATCACCTGGGCCTGGGACATTCTCGCCCTCGGTATTTCCGTCGCCCAATCCATCGGACTCAACCACCCAGCCGGAGAGCAACCAAATCATGAAAGATCCAATACATGGTGGTGCATCTACGTGTTCGAAAAGATCCTGACTTTTGAAACCGGGCGCGCGTCCTCGATCTCGGACCGCGTTCTCTCCCGTTCTTCCACTGCATCAAGCGACATGCATACCCCGACTTCAGCAGAGAAGTATAAATGGGCGTGTATCAGTCTCGCGAATACACTACACGAAATGCAGGACCGCGCAGCCGGCACCTGGCGGCGCGAGGAGTGGCTCCCGCAGACCGTCGACGAGGCAATCGAGGAGAAGGTCCGGACGGGGGGTGAACTGGCCATGTTGCTGGatcggtggtggagggggatACCTGAGTTGAA GCCTGGGCCAGCTATATCAGATCCGGCCTCGCAGCAATCTGCATTCCTGTCTTTCTACTACAACTACGC CCTCATCCTTCTCAACCGCAgcgtcctcctcatcgaacCCTCCGAAATCCACGACGTAATCGAGCGCTACGGCACCGGGAAGCCGTGGAAGGCGCGCATCGCCAACGGGGCGAGTATCTGCGTCGAGGCCGCGCGCGAGATGATCAAACTGACCGTTGCTATGGTCGATTCGGGCCTTCCGTCGTATTTAAATACGCTGACTTCGCCATTGCCCGCGGTGTATGTCCTCGCTGTGCATATTCTGCGCGAACGGCGGTCACTTCTGGTGAGGGCTGATTTTGAA CTCATGAAAGCTGGAATTGCAGTGATCAGACAGCAGTATACACGGCTGGAGGACGGGCAAAGAGTGGACGGTGTCTTGTCAGCGCTGGAGGGATACGCCGAGGAGTGTCTACAGGGCCAGGTACCGCTGCCATTCGGAGCCAGCAACTCGCTGTCTTTTATGGAACCGATGCTGAATACCTGGGGTCCATCAGCACTAGATTGGGCAGGGTGGGACTGGAATGATCTAAGCCATTTGTTTGAGAGTAGCGAGTAG